The Desulfatirhabdium butyrativorans DSM 18734 genome includes a window with the following:
- a CDS encoding DUF2283 domain-containing protein has protein sequence MKIEYDNEIDALYIRLQEKYVDRTVEIAEGFHVDFDVSGKVIGLEVLDAAEKYSMADIFNISTEN, from the coding sequence ATGAAAATAGAATACGACAATGAGATTGACGCCTTGTATATTCGGCTGCAGGAAAAATATGTAGATCGAACAGTGGAAATCGCTGAGGGGTTTCATGTTGATTTTGATGTATCCGGAAAGGTAATTGGGTTAGAGGTGTTGGATGCCGCAGAAAAATATTCCATGGCAGATATTTTTAATATTTCGACTGAAAATTGA
- a CDS encoding nucleotidyltransferase family protein, with amino-acid sequence MNEKDILDILQKEKRYLQENFGLLSIGLFGSYSKGNQGPESDIDLLVELSEPRFDYLAGIQIYLEDRIGRPVEVIRKRKDISDQFLNRIAKSIHYV; translated from the coding sequence ATGAACGAAAAAGATATATTGGACATCTTGCAGAAGGAAAAACGATACCTTCAGGAAAATTTTGGACTCTTGTCGATCGGACTGTTTGGATCCTATTCCAAAGGCAATCAGGGACCGGAAAGTGATATCGACCTGCTTGTAGAATTATCTGAACCTCGTTTTGATTACCTTGCAGGGATACAGATATACCTTGAAGACAGAATCGGAAGGCCTGTCGAGGTTATACGAAAGAGAAAAGATATCAGTGATCAATTTTTAAACCGGATTGCAAAGAGCATTCATTATGTCTGA
- a CDS encoding HepT-like ribonuclease domain-containing protein has translation MSEDEISDNLGLMMESIILVQQRFSKILEPADFAGSTEGVTLLDAISMRLQVIGELVKKIQKADPIFLLGYAEIDWKKIAKFRDIVSHHYEHVDHEIVYDICKMHIPKLNEVVQKMRNSLLERSARESSRIGKRSKARGY, from the coding sequence ATGTCTGAAGACGAAATATCGGACAACCTGGGTCTGATGATGGAATCCATAATCCTGGTTCAGCAACGATTTTCCAAAATTCTGGAACCCGCTGATTTTGCTGGCTCAACGGAAGGTGTTACCCTGCTTGACGCAATTTCAATGAGGCTGCAAGTCATTGGTGAGTTGGTCAAAAAGATTCAAAAGGCTGACCCCATTTTTTTGTTGGGTTATGCGGAAATTGACTGGAAAAAGATTGCAAAATTCCGTGACATTGTTTCTCATCACTACGAACATGTTGATCATGAAATCGTTTATGACATCTGTAAGATGCATATCCCAAAACTGAATGAAGTCGTGCAGAAAATGCGCAATTCACTTTTGGAAAGGAGTGCCCGTGAATCATCCAGAATTGGAAAGCGGTCAAAAGCAAGGGGTTATTGA